Proteins from a single region of Thiohalospira halophila DSM 15071:
- a CDS encoding transposase: MSEEAPVKRWTAKRKTAVVMEIFKGKTTVAEVARQHDLTVSEVEAWMDEAQKSMENGFRSRPKDIREQYESELRETREALGEAHLQIYALKKYKRLLDDEESS; encoded by the coding sequence ATGAGCGAAGAAGCACCGGTGAAGCGCTGGACCGCCAAGCGCAAGACGGCCGTGGTGATGGAGATCTTCAAGGGTAAGACCACGGTCGCGGAGGTAGCGCGGCAGCATGATCTGACCGTCTCCGAGGTCGAGGCCTGGATGGACGAGGCCCAGAAGAGCATGGAGAACGGCTTCCGGTCCCGGCCCAAGGATATCCGCGAGCAGTACGAGTCGGAGCTCCGCGAGACACGGGAGGCGCTGGGCGAGGCCCATCTGCAGATCTACGCGTTAAAAAAATACAAGCGCCTGCTCGACGACGAGGAGAGCTCGTAA
- a CDS encoding IS3 family transposase: MAAEGRPVPLAKLCRWLGVPRRSVYYRPKRRSRPLNELLVARIKAKLEQFPTYGYRRLAAILGENRKPVQRVLQRKGWQVRKRPQGHRPRARSLPSVASRPDERWATDLTQVWCGKDRRAALAVVIDCCTREVLGWRLSSRGNSPTAEAALEEALIERHGVLQRVARPLALRSDNGLVFSSRQYTATVRAYGLTQEFTTPYTPEQNGLMERFFRSLKEECIWQHRFESLGQARTVIRQWMKYYNEQRPHQALGYAAPRAHPALSA; this comes from the coding sequence ATGGCGGCTGAGGGCCGGCCGGTGCCGTTGGCGAAGCTGTGTCGCTGGTTGGGCGTTCCCAGACGCTCGGTGTACTACCGGCCGAAGCGGCGGTCCCGACCGCTCAACGAGCTTCTGGTGGCACGTATCAAGGCCAAGCTGGAGCAGTTCCCGACCTACGGGTATCGCCGCCTGGCGGCGATACTGGGCGAGAACCGGAAGCCGGTCCAGCGGGTTCTGCAGCGCAAGGGCTGGCAGGTCCGGAAGCGGCCCCAGGGCCATCGGCCGCGGGCTCGGAGTCTGCCCTCGGTGGCCAGCCGGCCGGATGAACGATGGGCCACTGACCTCACGCAGGTGTGGTGCGGCAAGGACCGCCGAGCAGCGCTGGCTGTCGTCATCGACTGCTGCACCCGTGAGGTGCTCGGCTGGCGGCTCTCGAGTCGGGGCAACAGTCCCACGGCCGAGGCGGCCCTGGAGGAGGCGCTCATCGAGCGTCACGGTGTTCTCCAGCGAGTAGCCCGGCCATTGGCGCTCCGGTCCGACAACGGGCTGGTATTCAGCTCCCGGCAGTACACGGCGACGGTGAGGGCTTACGGTCTGACCCAGGAGTTCACGACGCCGTACACGCCGGAGCAGAACGGCCTGATGGAGCGCTTCTTCCGGTCCCTGAAGGAAGAGTGCATCTGGCAGCACCGATTTGAGTCGCTGGGCCAGGCCCGGACGGTCATCCGCCAGTGGATGAAGTACTACAACGAGCAAAGGCCGCATCAGGCCCTGGGCTATGCGGCCCCACGGGCACACCCCGCATTAAGCGCGTGA
- a CDS encoding SGNH/GDSL hydrolase family protein: protein MTHYVLLGDSIFDNAAYTAGAPDTVTRLREQLPCGDRATLLAKDGAVAADLPEQIRGLPSDTDYCFLSIGGNDALQALPVLGEGARDVDDALERLARVRKPFLQQYAGGLDALLALGLPVTVCTIYEGLLGFAGTPEVDEVIMNFIFGQASPQALRTALSLYNDPITRAALARGLPLVELRAICRDPADFANPIEPSSQGSRKIAAALLAQA from the coding sequence ATGACCCACTATGTCCTTCTTGGCGACTCCATCTTCGATAATGCCGCCTACACGGCCGGGGCGCCGGATACCGTGACCCGTCTCCGGGAGCAGTTACCGTGCGGGGATCGCGCCACGCTGCTGGCCAAGGATGGCGCAGTGGCCGCCGATCTCCCGGAGCAGATCCGGGGACTGCCTTCGGATACCGACTATTGCTTTCTGAGCATTGGTGGAAATGATGCCCTCCAGGCCCTGCCAGTGCTGGGGGAGGGGGCCCGGGACGTAGACGATGCCCTGGAGCGGTTAGCCCGGGTTCGGAAACCCTTCCTGCAGCAGTACGCCGGCGGGCTGGATGCCCTGCTGGCCCTCGGCCTCCCGGTGACGGTCTGCACCATCTACGAGGGCCTTCTGGGCTTTGCGGGCACTCCGGAGGTCGATGAGGTCATCATGAATTTCATCTTCGGGCAGGCCTCGCCGCAGGCGCTGCGTACCGCCCTGTCGCTCTACAATGATCCCATCACCCGAGCGGCCCTGGCGCGGGGACTGCCGCTGGTGGAGCTGCGGGCGATCTGCAGGGATCCGGCAGATTTCGCCAATCCCATCGAACCGTCGAGCCAGGGGTCGCGGAAGATTGCTGCGGCGCTGCTGGCCCAGGCCTGA